In Leisingera sp. NJS204, the following are encoded in one genomic region:
- a CDS encoding lysozyme inhibitor LprI family protein encodes MKTALPFALLMAGTPVMAQEVQFSSGATAACVAGAANQDAKRSCVGTSAQHCMGATPDGSTTVGMMGCLDGERSYWDQRLNRAYKSLRAKAEELDAEMEELGSAAPKTAPALRDMQRAWISYRDATCDFERSQWGGGTGGGPATVSCLMRLTGEQALYLEDAWLGE; translated from the coding sequence ATGAAAACGGCTCTGCCGTTTGCTCTGCTGATGGCAGGCACGCCTGTCATGGCACAGGAGGTTCAATTCTCCTCCGGTGCGACGGCGGCTTGCGTCGCGGGAGCGGCCAATCAGGACGCAAAGCGCAGCTGCGTGGGCACCTCGGCACAGCACTGCATGGGGGCGACGCCGGATGGCTCTACCACCGTTGGTATGATGGGATGCTTGGATGGCGAGCGCAGCTACTGGGATCAACGGCTGAACCGCGCCTACAAGTCTTTGCGGGCCAAGGCGGAAGAATTGGATGCCGAAATGGAGGAACTTGGTTCTGCCGCACCAAAGACAGCGCCGGCGCTCCGGGATATGCAGCGGGCCTGGATCAGCTATCGCGACGCCACCTGTGATTTCGAAAGGTCGCAATGGGGCGGCGGCACTGGCGGCGGCCCGGCCACGGTCAGCTGCCTGATGCGGCTGACCGGAGAGCAGGCGCTCTATCTGGAAGATGCCTGGCTCGGCGAATAG
- the glmS gene encoding glutamine--fructose-6-phosphate transaminase (isomerizing) — MCGIVGVLGNHEAAPILVEALKRLEYRGYDSAGIATVNNGALRRRRAVGKLVNLSDLLVHEPLAGKSGIGHTRWATHGAPSVSNAHPHRAGAVAVVHNGIIENYKELRAELLDCGMEFRTETDTETVALMTERYLQEGLAPVDAAFKTLDQLQGAFALAFLFDGEEDLIIAARKGSPLAIGHGDGEMFVGSDAIALAPLTDRITYLEEGDRAVVTRAGAEIRNADGALVNRATKTIQIDSAQVDKAGHKHFMAKEIAEQPHVIAEAIRHYLPVEEDAVRLPGEVDFSQVERLTMVACGTAYYACVTAKYWFEQIARLPVEVDIASEFRYREPPIPGKTLALFVSQSGETADTLAALRYCQEKADKILSVVNVPESSIARESDLALPIYAGPEIGVASTKAFTCQLTVLLALALKAACDRGHLSAGEMADYATAIRGLPNVMSSALEQNEAIRQAAQKVSEARDVLFLGRGLMFPLALEGALKLKEISYIHAEAYASGELKHGPIALIDKHMPVVVLSPKDSLFDKSVSNMQEVLARKGKVLMISDQNGIDEAGDDVWCAIRMPRVKEALTPILYAIPAQLLAYHTAVAKGTDVDQPRNLAKSVTVE, encoded by the coding sequence ATGTGCGGAATTGTCGGCGTACTGGGTAATCACGAAGCGGCCCCGATCCTGGTCGAAGCGCTGAAGCGGCTGGAATACCGCGGCTATGACAGTGCCGGCATTGCCACCGTGAACAACGGCGCGCTGCGCCGCCGCCGCGCGGTGGGCAAGCTGGTGAACCTCAGCGACCTCCTGGTGCATGAACCGCTGGCCGGCAAATCCGGCATCGGCCACACCCGCTGGGCTACCCATGGCGCGCCTTCTGTCAGCAATGCGCACCCGCACCGCGCGGGCGCCGTCGCGGTCGTGCACAATGGCATCATCGAGAACTACAAGGAGCTGCGGGCTGAGCTGCTGGATTGCGGCATGGAGTTCCGGACAGAGACCGACACCGAAACCGTCGCCCTGATGACGGAACGCTACCTGCAGGAAGGGCTGGCGCCGGTGGATGCCGCTTTCAAGACGCTGGACCAGCTGCAAGGCGCGTTTGCGCTCGCCTTCCTGTTTGATGGCGAGGAAGACCTGATCATCGCTGCCCGCAAGGGCTCGCCGCTGGCAATCGGCCATGGCGATGGCGAGATGTTCGTGGGCTCCGATGCCATCGCCCTGGCGCCGCTCACCGACCGGATCACCTATCTGGAGGAAGGCGACCGCGCCGTCGTCACCCGCGCAGGCGCAGAAATCCGCAATGCAGACGGCGCCCTGGTGAACCGGGCGACCAAGACCATCCAGATCGATTCTGCCCAGGTCGACAAAGCCGGCCACAAGCATTTCATGGCCAAGGAAATCGCCGAGCAGCCGCATGTGATTGCCGAAGCAATCCGCCACTATCTGCCGGTTGAGGAAGACGCCGTGCGCCTGCCCGGCGAGGTGGACTTTTCGCAGGTCGAACGGCTGACCATGGTGGCCTGCGGCACCGCCTATTACGCCTGTGTGACCGCCAAATACTGGTTTGAACAGATCGCCCGGCTGCCGGTCGAGGTCGATATTGCGTCCGAGTTCCGCTACCGCGAGCCGCCGATCCCCGGCAAGACACTGGCGCTGTTTGTCTCCCAATCGGGCGAGACCGCCGACACTCTGGCTGCGCTGCGCTATTGCCAGGAAAAGGCGGACAAGATCCTGTCAGTGGTAAATGTTCCCGAAAGTTCCATCGCGCGGGAAAGCGATCTGGCACTGCCGATCTATGCCGGGCCGGAAATCGGCGTGGCGTCCACCAAGGCCTTTACCTGCCAGCTGACAGTTCTGCTGGCGCTGGCACTGAAAGCCGCCTGCGACCGCGGCCATCTGAGCGCCGGGGAGATGGCGGATTATGCCACCGCGATCCGCGGGTTGCCCAATGTGATGTCCTCCGCGCTGGAGCAGAACGAGGCAATCCGCCAAGCCGCGCAGAAGGTCAGCGAAGCCCGCGACGTGCTGTTCCTGGGCCGCGGCCTGATGTTCCCGCTGGCACTGGAAGGCGCGCTAAAGCTGAAGGAAATCAGCTACATCCACGCTGAAGCCTATGCGAGCGGCGAGTTGAAGCACGGCCCCATCGCACTGATCGACAAACATATGCCGGTGGTGGTGCTGTCCCCCAAGGATTCGCTGTTCGACAAATCGGTCTCCAACATGCAGGAGGTTCTGGCGCGCAAGGGCAAGGTGCTGATGATCTCCGATCAGAACGGCATTGACGAGGCCGGAGACGACGTCTGGTGCGCCATCCGGATGCCCCGGGTGAAGGAGGCGCTGACCCCGATCCTCTATGCTATCCCGGCGCAGCTGCTGGCCTATCACACCGCGGTGGCCAAGGGCACCGACGTGGACCAGCCGCGCAATCTGGCGAAATCCGTTACCGTGGAGTAG
- a CDS encoding CreA family protein, giving the protein MKRLNRTAAALTCLLSLPAAAEEVGEIGVDWVGNDIIIEAIADPKVSGVTCHIAYFERGLLDRLSNGNWFEDPSNASIACRQTGPITIGDIDRGRDGEDVFRASRSIILKSLRVKRIFDEANQTLIYAAHAAELTDGSAKVSISTVPLYQAD; this is encoded by the coding sequence ATGAAACGATTGAACCGCACCGCGGCAGCCCTGACCTGCCTGCTGAGCCTGCCTGCCGCAGCGGAGGAAGTCGGGGAGATCGGCGTCGACTGGGTGGGAAACGACATCATAATCGAGGCTATCGCCGACCCCAAAGTCAGCGGCGTGACATGCCACATCGCCTATTTCGAACGGGGGCTGCTGGACCGCCTGTCCAACGGAAACTGGTTCGAGGATCCGTCCAACGCCTCAATCGCCTGCCGCCAGACCGGGCCGATCACAATAGGTGACATCGACCGCGGCCGCGATGGCGAGGACGTGTTCCGCGCGTCCCGCTCCATCATCCTGAAATCATTGCGGGTCAAGCGCATCTTCGACGAGGCCAACCAGACGCTGATCTATGCTGCCCACGCGGCAGAGCTGACCGATGGCTCGGCCAAGGTCTCGATCTCGACGGTGCCGCTCTATCAGGCGGACTGA
- a CDS encoding DUF1236 domain-containing protein, which translates to MFMSKRTLTAPALTASALALLAAPVWAGAQVQAVTDLNLRAGPGPQHKIIGVISADGSVDLEGCLEESNWCKVAFDGADGWAYGEYLTGTLADKYVPVVAKDNPVKFNTVTYTSTETGEDDAALGAVGGAITGGLIAGPAGIVAGAIAGSLAGEAAVPDEKVVTYVRSNATEPVYVQGEVVTGVMIPEEVQLTEVPDTNYRYVYLNGLPVLVEADDRTVVYVVR; encoded by the coding sequence ATGTTTATGTCCAAACGCACCCTGACCGCTCCTGCCCTGACCGCGTCCGCTCTGGCCCTGCTGGCCGCACCGGTCTGGGCCGGCGCCCAAGTGCAGGCTGTGACCGACCTGAACCTGCGCGCAGGCCCGGGGCCGCAGCACAAGATCATTGGCGTCATTTCTGCCGATGGCTCGGTTGATCTTGAGGGCTGCCTTGAGGAAAGCAATTGGTGCAAGGTTGCATTTGATGGCGCGGACGGCTGGGCTTACGGCGAATACCTGACCGGCACTCTGGCCGACAAGTATGTGCCGGTTGTTGCCAAGGACAACCCGGTCAAATTCAACACCGTCACATACACCAGCACTGAAACCGGCGAAGACGATGCTGCGCTGGGCGCTGTCGGCGGCGCCATCACCGGCGGATTGATTGCAGGCCCGGCAGGCATTGTCGCAGGGGCGATTGCGGGTTCACTCGCGGGTGAGGCTGCGGTGCCGGACGAGAAAGTGGTGACCTATGTGCGCAGCAATGCCACCGAACCGGTTTACGTGCAGGGTGAGGTGGTGACAGGCGTCATGATCCCGGAAGAGGTCCAGCTGACCGAGGTTCCGGACACCAATTACCGCTATGTCTACCTGAACGGCCTGCCTGTGCTGGTTGAGGCGGACGACCGCACAGTGGTTTACGTGGTCCGCTGA
- a CDS encoding HAD-IA family hydrolase, translating to MRTVIFDLDGTLADTSGDLLAAANACFRQMGLGDVLSYPEDAGVALRGGRNMLATGLKRVENFDEAIVNDFYPVLLEAYRGAIDHHTVLYSGAMDAVEALKTAGFGVGICTNKPEGLAEQLLRSLGVRDAFASLVGADTLPVRKPDPEPLFEAARRAGGDPARTLLVGDSDTDRNTSANAGVPSVLVTFGPSGDDMAALKPEALLHRFEDLPEIAERLIA from the coding sequence ATGCGAACAGTTATCTTCGATCTGGACGGCACGCTGGCGGATACTTCCGGCGATCTGCTGGCGGCGGCCAATGCCTGTTTCCGGCAGATGGGGCTGGGCGATGTGCTGAGTTATCCTGAAGATGCCGGTGTTGCCCTGCGCGGCGGGCGCAACATGCTGGCCACCGGTTTGAAACGGGTGGAAAATTTCGACGAGGCGATCGTTAACGATTTCTATCCAGTGCTGCTGGAGGCCTACCGCGGCGCTATTGACCATCACACTGTTCTGTACTCTGGCGCGATGGACGCGGTCGAGGCGCTGAAAACCGCAGGCTTCGGCGTCGGCATCTGCACCAATAAGCCGGAGGGGCTGGCGGAACAGTTGCTGCGCAGCCTGGGGGTGCGCGATGCCTTTGCATCGCTGGTGGGCGCGGACACGCTGCCGGTGCGCAAACCCGACCCTGAGCCGCTGTTTGAGGCCGCGCGCCGGGCCGGCGGCGATCCGGCCCGCACATTGCTGGTGGGTGACAGCGACACTGACCGCAATACATCTGCCAATGCGGGCGTGCCGTCGGTACTGGTGACCTTCGGCCCGTCGGGCGATGATATGGCAGCGCTCAAACCCGAAGCGCTGCTGCACCGGTTCGAAGACCTGCCGGAGATCGCGGAGCGGCTGATTGCGTGA
- a CDS encoding DegT/DnrJ/EryC1/StrS family aminotransferase has protein sequence MSEIFSGSFTQQEPIPEDAIEAALAVLRSGRLHRYNVAEGEAGETALLEQEFAAQMGAKYCLAVASGGYALATSLRAVGVKPGDKVLTNAFTLAPVPGSIASVGAEPVFVEVTEDLTIDLDDLAAKADQARVLMLSHMRGHLCDMDRLMEICNAAGITVIEDCAHTMGASWNGVLSGKHGAVGCYSCQTYKHVNSGEGGLLITDDEEIAARAIMMSGSYMLYGRHLAVPGPEVFERVKYETPNISGRMDNLRAAILRPQLSDLEAQVQRWNDRYREVENGLRGTPGLTVVERPSQEIYVGSSIQFLLMDWSEEAVQEAVRRCAARGVELKWFGTPEPVAFTSRYDSWRYAQTPRLPQSDRVLAGIIDMRVPLTFSVEDCAQIARIIRAEVSAVYQSA, from the coding sequence ATGAGCGAGATTTTTTCCGGGTCTTTCACCCAGCAGGAACCCATCCCCGAAGACGCCATCGAGGCAGCACTTGCGGTGCTGCGCAGCGGTCGGCTGCACCGTTACAACGTGGCAGAGGGCGAGGCAGGGGAAACTGCGCTGCTGGAGCAGGAATTCGCCGCGCAGATGGGCGCAAAATACTGCCTGGCAGTGGCCTCGGGCGGTTATGCGCTGGCTACCTCGCTGCGGGCGGTCGGGGTGAAGCCCGGCGATAAAGTTCTGACCAATGCCTTTACACTTGCACCGGTGCCGGGATCCATCGCTTCGGTCGGGGCAGAGCCGGTGTTTGTTGAGGTCACCGAAGACCTGACCATTGATCTCGACGATCTGGCCGCAAAGGCGGATCAGGCCAGGGTGCTGATGCTGTCGCATATGCGCGGCCATCTGTGCGACATGGACCGTCTGATGGAGATCTGCAATGCCGCCGGCATCACCGTGATTGAAGACTGCGCCCACACCATGGGGGCGTCCTGGAATGGTGTGCTCTCGGGCAAGCACGGGGCAGTGGGGTGCTATTCCTGCCAGACTTACAAACATGTGAACTCGGGCGAAGGCGGGCTGCTCATCACCGACGATGAAGAGATCGCCGCCCGTGCCATCATGATGTCAGGATCCTATATGCTCTATGGCCGCCACTTGGCGGTGCCGGGGCCGGAAGTTTTCGAGCGGGTAAAATATGAGACCCCCAACATTTCGGGCCGGATGGATAACCTGCGTGCCGCCATCCTGCGGCCGCAGCTGAGTGACCTTGAAGCCCAGGTGCAGCGCTGGAATGACCGCTACCGCGAAGTTGAGAACGGCCTGCGCGGCACGCCGGGCCTGACCGTGGTGGAGCGGCCTTCGCAGGAAATCTACGTCGGCTCCTCGATCCAGTTCCTGCTGATGGACTGGTCCGAGGAGGCCGTGCAGGAGGCGGTGCGCCGCTGCGCTGCCCGCGGCGTGGAGCTGAAATGGTTCGGCACGCCCGAACCTGTGGCCTTCACCTCCCGCTATGACAGCTGGCGCTATGCACAGACGCCGCGTCTTCCGCAAAGCGATCGTGTCCTGGCGGGCATCATCGACATGCGGGTGCCGCTGACATTCAGTGTGGAAGACTGCGCCCAGATCGCCCGTATTATCCGCGCCGAGGTCTCTGCCGTCTATCAGTCCGCCTGA
- the glmU gene encoding bifunctional UDP-N-acetylglucosamine diphosphorylase/glucosamine-1-phosphate N-acetyltransferase GlmU — translation MSIALVILAAGKGTRMNSDLPKVLHPIAQAPMLEHAMAAGRALAPERSIIVAGHGAEAVRVAVAAIDEDAEVVLQEDQLGTAHAVDQARATLDGFEGDVVVLYGDTPFVSADTLERMVEARQRADLVVLGFEAADPGRYGRLVMDGDSLERIAEFKDASDAERAISFCNSGLMACDANTMFDLIGKVGNKNASGEYYLTDLVELARREDLKVTAVSCDEAQTLGVNSRAELAQADALFQARARAELLDLGVTLMAPETVYLAFDTIIGRDTVIEPNVVFGPGVTVESGALIRAFSHLEGCHVSRGAKVGPYARLRPGAELAEDTHVGNFVEIKNAEIAAGAKVNHLSYIGDASVGEASNIGAGTITCNYDGVMKHRTEIGARAFIGSNTMLVAPVRVGSEAMTATGAVITKNVEDGALALARAEQTNKPGRARKLMDILRAKKARLQKEAK, via the coding sequence ATGAGCATTGCCCTTGTCATCCTGGCGGCCGGAAAAGGCACCCGGATGAACTCTGACCTTCCCAAAGTCCTGCACCCGATTGCACAGGCGCCGATGCTGGAGCATGCCATGGCCGCGGGCCGCGCGCTGGCCCCTGAGCGCAGCATCATCGTCGCAGGCCACGGGGCAGAGGCGGTGCGCGTGGCCGTGGCCGCAATCGACGAAGACGCCGAAGTTGTGCTGCAGGAGGACCAGCTGGGCACCGCCCATGCTGTGGACCAGGCCCGCGCGACGCTGGACGGGTTCGAGGGCGACGTGGTGGTGCTTTATGGCGACACGCCGTTTGTCAGCGCGGACACGCTGGAGCGCATGGTCGAGGCCCGCCAGCGCGCCGATCTGGTGGTACTGGGGTTCGAGGCTGCGGATCCGGGCCGCTATGGCCGTCTGGTGATGGATGGCGACAGTCTGGAGCGGATTGCCGAATTCAAGGATGCCAGCGACGCGGAACGCGCCATTTCGTTCTGCAATTCCGGGCTGATGGCCTGCGACGCAAATACCATGTTCGACCTGATCGGCAAGGTCGGCAATAAAAACGCCTCGGGCGAATATTACCTGACTGACCTGGTGGAGCTGGCCCGGCGCGAAGACCTTAAAGTGACCGCTGTGTCCTGCGATGAGGCGCAGACGCTGGGCGTCAACTCCCGCGCGGAACTGGCGCAGGCGGATGCGCTGTTTCAGGCCCGCGCACGGGCCGAACTGCTGGATCTCGGCGTCACCCTGATGGCGCCGGAAACCGTCTATCTCGCCTTTGACACCATCATCGGGCGCGACACGGTGATCGAGCCCAACGTGGTTTTCGGCCCCGGCGTGACGGTGGAGAGCGGCGCATTGATCCGGGCGTTTTCGCATCTGGAGGGCTGCCATGTCAGCCGCGGCGCCAAGGTCGGTCCCTATGCCCGCTTGCGCCCCGGTGCGGAACTGGCCGAGGACACTCACGTTGGCAACTTTGTCGAGATCAAGAATGCTGAAATCGCCGCCGGCGCCAAGGTCAATCACCTCAGCTATATCGGCGATGCCTCGGTTGGCGAAGCCAGCAATATTGGCGCAGGCACAATTACCTGCAACTATGACGGGGTGATGAAGCACCGCACCGAAATCGGCGCCCGCGCCTTTATCGGATCGAACACCATGCTGGTGGCACCGGTCCGGGTCGGGAGTGAGGCGATGACCGCCACCGGTGCAGTGATCACAAAGAATGTCGAAGACGGCGCCCTGGCCCTTGCCCGCGCCGAACAGACCAACAAGCCGGGCCGGGCACGCAAGCTGATGGATATCCTGCGCGCCAAGAAAGCCCGCCTGCAGAAGGAAGCCAAGTGA
- a CDS encoding isovaleryl-CoA dehydrogenase: MFNASMTFDLGDDVNALRDVIHRWAQDRVRPMAQEIDQSNAFPAELWKEMGELGLLGITVPEEFGGAGMSYLAHTVAVEEIARASASVSLSYGAHSNLCVNQIKLNGNAEQKAKYLPRLISGEHVGALAMSEAGAGSDVVSMSLRAEKRNDHFRLNGNKYWITNGPDADTLVVYAKTDPDAGSKGMTAFLIEKEMKGFSTSKHFDKLGMRGSNTAELVFEDVEVPFENILGEEGKGVRVLMSGLDYERVVLAGIGTGIMASCMDEMMPYVAERKQFGQPIGNFQLMQAKIADMYTAMNSARAYVYEVAKSCDKGTVTRQDAAACCLYASEVAMTQAHQAVQAFGGAGYLSDNPVGRIFRDAKLMEIGAGTSEIRRMLIGRELMGTM; this comes from the coding sequence ATGTTCAATGCAAGCATGACTTTTGATCTTGGCGATGACGTGAATGCGCTGCGCGACGTAATTCACCGCTGGGCGCAGGACCGTGTCAGGCCGATGGCGCAGGAAATCGACCAGAGTAACGCGTTTCCTGCGGAGCTTTGGAAAGAGATGGGCGAGCTTGGCCTTTTGGGGATCACCGTGCCGGAGGAGTTCGGCGGTGCCGGCATGTCTTATCTGGCCCATACCGTCGCAGTCGAGGAAATCGCCCGCGCCAGCGCCTCTGTCTCGCTGTCTTATGGCGCGCATTCCAACCTCTGCGTCAATCAGATCAAGCTGAACGGCAACGCCGAGCAAAAGGCCAAGTATCTGCCGCGGCTGATCTCGGGTGAGCATGTCGGTGCGCTGGCGATGTCCGAAGCAGGTGCGGGTTCCGACGTCGTTTCAATGTCGCTGCGGGCGGAAAAGCGCAATGATCACTTCCGCCTGAACGGCAACAAGTACTGGATCACCAACGGTCCGGATGCCGACACTCTGGTGGTCTATGCCAAAACCGATCCTGATGCCGGTTCCAAAGGCATGACGGCCTTCCTGATCGAAAAAGAGATGAAGGGCTTTTCCACCTCCAAGCACTTCGACAAACTGGGCATGCGCGGCTCCAACACGGCTGAGCTGGTGTTTGAAGACGTGGAAGTGCCGTTTGAGAACATTCTCGGCGAGGAGGGCAAGGGCGTGCGGGTGCTGATGTCCGGCCTGGACTATGAACGCGTGGTGCTGGCAGGTATCGGCACCGGCATCATGGCCTCCTGCATGGATGAAATGATGCCGTACGTGGCTGAGCGCAAGCAGTTCGGCCAGCCGATCGGGAACTTCCAGCTGATGCAGGCCAAGATCGCCGATATGTACACCGCGATGAACTCGGCGCGGGCTTATGTCTATGAGGTGGCCAAATCCTGCGACAAGGGCACGGTTACCCGCCAGGACGCGGCGGCCTGCTGCCTTTACGCGTCTGAAGTGGCAATGACCCAGGCGCATCAGGCGGTGCAGGCCTTTGGCGGCGCCGGCTACCTGTCCGACAACCCGGTGGGCCGTATTTTCCGCGATGCCAAGCTGATGGAAATCGGCGCCGGCACCTCTGAGATCCGCCGCATGCTGATCGGCCGCGAGCTGATGGGGACCATGTGA
- a CDS encoding pyridoxamine 5'-phosphate oxidase family protein: MAKQFNRINEDHARFIAAQHIFFSGTAAAQGRVNISPKGMDSLRVMDPNRIVWRNLTGSGNETAGHLRQMNRMTLMWCSFETRPLILRAYGSARTLHPRDPEFAELNALFPANPGPRQIYDMSVEMVQTSCGYAVPFLDYAGERDTLDRMTEPLGQDGLHTFWAERNMTTIDGQPSNIFGDTDDAG, from the coding sequence GTGGCCAAGCAATTCAACCGGATCAATGAGGATCACGCGCGTTTCATCGCTGCGCAGCATATCTTCTTTTCCGGGACCGCTGCGGCGCAAGGCCGGGTGAACATCTCTCCCAAGGGCATGGACAGCCTGCGGGTGATGGACCCGAACCGGATCGTTTGGCGCAACCTCACCGGCAGCGGCAACGAGACTGCGGGGCATTTGCGCCAGATGAACCGGATGACGCTGATGTGGTGCAGCTTCGAGACGCGGCCTCTGATACTGCGGGCCTATGGTTCGGCCCGCACCCTGCATCCCCGCGATCCGGAATTTGCGGAGCTCAACGCGCTGTTCCCTGCCAACCCAGGCCCGCGCCAGATCTATGACATGAGTGTGGAAATGGTTCAGACGTCCTGCGGCTACGCGGTGCCGTTCCTCGATTACGCCGGCGAACGGGACACATTGGACAGGATGACCGAACCGTTGGGCCAGGATGGGCTCCATACATTCTGGGCAGAGCGCAACATGACCACAATCGACGGGCAGCCGTCCAACATTTTCGGAGATACTGATGACGCTGGATGA